In Phycisphaerae bacterium, a single genomic region encodes these proteins:
- the yajC gene encoding preprotein translocase subunit YajC — protein MSYVELLAVVAQEAGEAPKEPGSQLPVLIGYIAIVFFIFWLVLFRPRKQEQKHREQMLSALKKHDKVMTIGGIIGTVMEVREDEVILKVDDNTNTRMKFSRGAIQKVLSAPEGEKESKA, from the coding sequence GTGAGTTACGTTGAATTGCTGGCGGTGGTGGCCCAGGAGGCGGGCGAGGCCCCCAAGGAGCCGGGAAGTCAGTTACCCGTTTTGATCGGCTATATCGCGATCGTGTTTTTCATTTTCTGGCTGGTGCTTTTCCGTCCTCGCAAGCAGGAGCAGAAGCATCGCGAGCAGATGCTCTCGGCACTCAAGAAGCACGACAAGGTGATGACGATCGGCGGGATCATCGGGACGGTGATGGAGGTCCGGGAGGACGAGGTGATCTTGAAGGTGGACGACAACACGAACACGCGGATGAAGTTCAGCCGCGGTGCGATTCAGAAGGTTTTGAGCGCTCCGGAGGG